The sequence AGATGAAAGTTTTTTCTAAGCATACTGTGCAGAATATGATAAGAGACGGACTAATGATCTTGGCTCAGCACTGTTGCGATGGATCTTAGGTTTGGATCTTCAGGTGGATTTTCCTCTTGGGGACGCTAGGTCATGCCTGgatcctctttctttctttctcatttGTCGCTGCCCCTGGTGGTTTGGGAAGGCTATTTCGTACAGTAAGAAAGTCTTTTTGATTGGATTACTGTTTGGGGCGGGAGTTGCTGATGCTTCAATGTTTGATATAAAATGACCTACTTTGGATGGCGGAGATGCAGCCAGACAAGGAGCAGCCGGCGGTGTAGTGCCTGATATAAAAGGAATTCTACCGCTGCTGAGATGCGACAAAGGGCTTGTCTACAAGGTAGGCCAGAGATATGCTTATTTAGAGGTATTGGTTCCTTGTAGCATGGCCATTATACCGGGCTTCCATTGATCCCCTTATATCTCGAGGATGGAGGTGGGATTAAGCTGCATCTCTATTCCCTGCAGTTGGGCTCTGCGGATCACTCGTTATCAGTAATCGTGGTATTGAGACACCCGCTGCCCCATCAAACTTGTCAGTCGGTATGGGGTACACGTGCTACTCTCCTAGTACAACGACAATCAGCTGTCAAGTGCCTGTATCATCGGCTTGGATCTCTGCAGTGGTCGGTAAAGTGCATACATATAAATCACGTACAGTAGCCGAGAGTAACAAAGCCTTGCAACGTCAAACTATCCGAGATAACTTGGTGCCATTGCAAGGATCCTCATATCAGAAACAGCCGGATAAGCACGCAATTCTGGCCTCTGACATGCGTACCTCCCTCTCCCGTGCTAGGAGATGCCAATCGCTGCAAAAGGGCGCGGGAGATGGACCAATTTGGCAGATGGACAATGTGCAGATCCGACGATCTCTCCTGCATGGCTGGTAACAGGGACCTTGTATACTTGTGCTGTGTCCTTGCTGTCCGTGCCAGTACAGTACGACTTTCTGtatttctattcttttttaattttcagGTGCTGGATAGTAATAGTATGCAGTGTCATAAAATCGTTTCCAGGCCACTCTGTACGGGTGTCGAGCGTCCAATGTCAGGTGTCTCGGCTACCAGTTGGTTGGCTGTGAGTGCGGCCCGCGACGTCGGCTGTTTCGGAGAATATTGCGCCGAGATTGAAGCAGCGTATAGCACTTGGCATATGACGAATGCTCTTTCGTAGATGCATCAGGACACTGCGAGAGCAAAGCAGTATAAAAAACCCCCAGCATCAGGCGCAGAGCGAGGATACCGAGGAAGCAGTCGCCGCTTTCAAcggcatttatatataggtacACATGTATTATGGGGACCAAAAGCTTGGCGAAAACTTACACCGACACACAAAAGATGCGACAAGCTCGACGCTGATCTGGTGGCTGCGCAGCCTTATGTACCGTGTAGGCGTATAGGTCTCCGTTCTGCGTCAGGAGAGAGCCAGCATGATATCTGTGTTTGTTTGCGGTGCGATGCATCGTGTTTCTATTCCTGTGCACACACGTCATTTGATTATACATacgaggcagcagcagcagactcGTCGCACTATGGCTGCCATACATGCAAAGCGCTTCGTATCAGTTTAGCATTCCACTCTTGTCGGAACATTATGCTGGCAGCAGTACAACTCCCGAAGCAGCCGGCTATAAGGAGAGCCGCAGAGGTGAGCTCCGGACAGAGACAGTCCTGCCCTCTCTGCCAAGACAAGCACAGACGCGACAAACAACATCGAGGTGCTGAAGAGCAGCTCTCGCTATTTAGCCAGCGTGTTCTTCCAGGGCCGTTCAGCGCCGATGCCAAGACGCCGGCGCTGACACTGGATGATATTCCAAGGCAGGGCCCCCCGGTCTCGTGCGCTGGGCCAGTTTGCTATTCGCCTGCTGCGTGGTTGGGAGGCATGAATGTCCACCGCCAGGCAAAAGTCGAGCGTGCAGGAGACGCTGCAGTCCTGCAAATACAGCCCAATCGTCATTCCGTCATCCATCTTTGCGTCGTGTCCCGGCGAGCAGCCCGCCCGCAAGTGCGTCCTGTCATGTACGGGACATGCCCACAGCCCCCTCGTTTATAAACCGCCTGTCTCAGCATGTAGACCGCAATAGCCCGGCTTCAGCGCAATACAGTGGCCTCTAGCGTCCCCTGGTGTCCTTCAGCAGGGCCCAACGCACCATAAACCCATCCAATTAATCCCCATTTCAATGTCCCTTTAACCGCGGTGCGGAAGCGCGGCTTCCAGCGTGCTCCGCTGCCAAGACCTCGCACAGTGCAGACAGCTTCCGCCGCACGGGACGACGCAAGCAGCCACAGCGCCCTTGGCTGCTCCGTCAGGCGTCTTTAGCGCACCTCAGGCCCGCTAGCTGACTCCAGCCGGCCCAGTGCTAAACTCGCGCCCCAGCCAATCCCTTCTCCTAATCGTCCTGCAGCGCCCATTTCGACCTTCAATCTCAACAAGGTCCACGCCACATTTTCCTCCTGTTCGACGCTCTTCCCCTCCTCTACCTCCATCcactgctttttcttcttttcgttttcaGGTTTGAGAAACCAACGTGTCCCTTGAAAGACCGTGTCTGCGCCGTCCTTCGCAGCTCCAAATCGTCGCTCGCTCTTCCACCCCGCCTGGCCTTTTGTCTGTCTTGGAGATTCGGAGCCCCCCGGCTTTAATAGTGGTTTGCCTcgtttttgctgcttcttgccaTTGCGTCGTTGCCAGCCAACTGGACGACATACGAGTTCTCCGCACGCGACGACCTCGTATCCATCTGTGGCCGCACCCTTGCCAGGCCCAGTCGACAATCTACCACCGAATCTTGCTTCCTCTCGGCTTTTGGCGAGTTATGCTAGCAGGGCCGCCTATAGGAGCTTGAGCCTCTTATACACAAACCTCAGTTCACGCCTCGTTTTCCCAACTTATACGCCCGATTGCATCGGCAGACACCTCGCCCATCATGTCTCGGCGCTCACAGGACGTCGCGCTCCTGACTCCCGAGGAGCAGGACTTCAAGGACGTTGAAGCTGGAAAAAGCGAGAGCGATCCCCAGAATCAGAACCTCGATCATGAATACTCAATACCTAGCACCGTCAAGTTTACTTGGCTGGGAACctattttttcctctctcttgtcCTCACTCTTTACAACAAATTAGTCCTTGGCATGGTAAGTTCTATACCCTTCATATGCCAATTCCAAGGCGGTGATGCGATACTTCCAACGCAAACCTTATATGATAAAATGATCCCTTCTCGCCAATCGGTTGCTAATATGTCTTGACGGATTTAGTTTCACTTTCCCTGGCTTCTGACGTTCCTCCACACGTCTTTCGCCAGTGTTGGAACATATGTCATGCTGCAAATGGGCTACTTCAAGCTGTCACGCCTCGGCCGTCGCGAAAACCTTTCCCTCGTTGCCTTCAGCGCTCTATTTACCGCCAACATCGCCGTCTCCAACCTGTCTCTGGCCATGGTGTCTGTTCCTTTCTACCAGACGATGCGCATGCTGACCCCCATCTTTGCCATTGTCATTTTCCGTGTTTGGTATGGCCGAACATATAGCACAATGACGTACCTCTCTCTCGTTCCTCTCATCATTGGTGCTACTATGACCACCGCTGGTGAGATGAGCTTCTCCGACGCCGGATTCCTCCTTACCATTCTGGGTGTCATCCTTGCCGCTCTCAAGGTAATTCAACAGCAGGCCAAGCTTCCCTCGTACATTAACAAGGCTAATCAAAATATTACAGACTGTTGTTACCAACCGATTCATGACCGGGTCATTGGCCCTCCCGCCCGTCGAATTCCTCATGCGCATGTCTCCCCTCGCCGCTCTCCAGGCTCTGGCCTGTGCCACAGCTTCCGGAGAGGTTGCCGGCTTCCGCGCACTCGTCAGAAGCGGCGAAATTCATCTTGGTCCCGCGTCTGCTTCTCTGGCTGGCAACGGTTTCTTGGCGCTACTTCTCAACATCTCATCGTTCAATACCAACAAGCTGGCCGGCGCCCTGACCATGACCGTCTGCGGCAACCTCAAGCAATGCTTGACTGTCATGCTGGGTATTTTCTTATTCAACGTCACTGTTGATTTCCTCAATGGCGCCGGTATGGCCGTCACAATGATTGGAGCTGCCCTCTACAGCAAGGCTGAGTTGGacaataaaaacaaaaagaagcagcagcaagaggccGCCTTCAAGCCTACTGAGCAGAGGTAGCCACTATTGGCTGCGTAACAAACTTCAGCATTTTGATatatccttttcttttctctctcccttaaTGATACACTATAAAGATGGAtatttgaagaaaaaagccgGTTGGAGTATTAGGGACAGCAATTCGACCCGACTCATGCTTAACCACGAACCAGAGATGCTTCTAATGGCTGGATAAGCCCCATGTTTTAATATACACATTTGTCTATTTGCTGCCGGTTATAGGCAGCTTCAGAAAGAGATTTTGGTGGGCTACGGAAGTTGTCACGATCAGATGGGATATGGCGTTAGGGAGATGATGATACTCTAGCAACACAACAATGGGTCCTGTATCCGCGGGTGTTTGATAAAAGTTGCCTCTAGGATAGCTCGAGGCATGgctaattttcttttttatcttctatGTTTAAATTTTTCTACTCtgactccttttttttttcaaagagCATTATCCATACGTCGATTATGCAGTATATGAAACCAATCTCAAAGAAATGATGCCAGCGATATTATACCCCGTTCCTGTCTCAGCTCAAGcaaagcacagcacagcacagccacAATCCTCAACAAGAACTTCTATCTTTTACATTTCCGTGCTTTTCCTAAAACCAACCCCTGAAGACGAGCCCGGCAAATCGGCGCGCGGGAAGAGCCACTTTTCGGCGCTTGCCATGCAACATATAATTTGAACCTGCATAAGTGTGGCTGCTGGTAGCCGAGACTATCGAAACGCCTtagttgctgctgcggcacatttttttttctgcgcTTGCGTAAGATTGGTGCCGATAGTAGTCGGGCGGACGGGGACTATTGAGTGCGATGGTGGGGGTTTTTTcgagcttttttttctttggcttgatctttttttttgtttttccccTGATAATAAGGCTGATGACAGGAGCCTAGCGATTAATAGCAAGCTACTAGCATAGAGCTGAGATGGAGACATTGATTTGATGGCTAGATAAAAACAGCACATGTACTGATTACAATCAATCTTTAGCTCAAATCAATGCAGATTCAAAGGCTACATACCTACAATGTACAGTGTTAAATCAGATTGCTACGTGCGTGAGAGTGACGCAAACTTTATAATCAACATACTTCGTATTTTGTGCTGCCAACGCTGAATCAGCCCTAGCCTAACGCCGTAAATTTCCATCAATCGCTATCAACAAGTAAGTCTCGAGTTTAAATATCCTGAAGACGTTCAGGGGAAGATATTACAATACTAATACTAAAGGCCCTTCCAATAAAAGATAGCCAGGAAAAGCAACGCCAAATTAAGGATGCTCAAGCTCCTAACGCTCCAGAATCAAAAACAACAACCAacccttttcctttaaagCCCATAAAACATGCATGAGAGATGAGATCAATCCACATCTTCCATCTGGCCGCTGTACCGTGATCCTAAAGCACTGTCTTGTCTGAGGTGCCAAATGCCGCGTCTAACATCCTCGAGAGTAGCATCGCCCTCCAAGCCTAGCGCGCGGGCCAGGATCTCGAGGTCGCTTGGGGCTAGGGCCGCGTGTCTCTTCTCCCCAGCACGATCTACCGGCACTGACATGCCGACCAGTGGCGGTGCTACAAGCAGTGGTGTCGTGAGCACAGCCTCCCCCGGCTTTCCGTTGGGGCTCCAGGTCACATCAGCTCCAGCGCAGTTGGTGCTGTTGCTACTGCTATTGTCATCGCTGCGCTTGCTGCGCTCCAGCATTACAAAACGAAGGCCAACTTCAGTGACTGTGACGAGGATGCTGAGAACAATGAGTGCAATAATGATCCAAGTGATGTAGCTCATCTTGGCATCAGCATCCGAGTCGGAAAGAATCTCTGCCAGGTCCAAGAATACACGACAACGCTCGTTGAGTACCTTGATGCGAAGATCTATCTCCAAGTACTCGCGGATAGCCTCGTACAAGGGGTGCAGTGTAGGCTCCGAGTCCCAGAAGAAGTTTGGCACGTCGAGGATATTTGATGCTATTATCCAATGTTAGCTCGATGGAATCATCACTACACACTCGACCATatgcaaagagaaaaggtcCAAAGGGGAGAGGCAAGGGTGAAATGTATACATACAAAGGTTGATATCCACGCGGCTTTTGAAAAGCCGACCGATAATCTTGACAATCTCAGTCCTCGTCATGCCCAGCTCTCCAGTCAGAGCCAGAGTCTTGGGTACATGCTGCGCATCAAGCATCGTCTCAATCATTCTCTCTTCAAAAAAGCAGAGCTTGGTGCTCTGGGCAATTGCATGGCTGATAGTCAACTTGATCATATGGTCTGATCGGGGTAGCAACGTGATCATGTCGTTAAATATTCGCGGCCGCTGCACGTCGGGGCTATATTCAAAATGGAACTCTTCAGTCTCGTAGTCGCCTTGGTCCAGAGGTCTTGAGAGCAGGTTGACGCCgtcttcagcatcagcaaagGTCAGATCCGCGAGAATGTCCTTTTCTTGATGCTCTGTGAAATTCCAGAAAACAACGACTCCATACGAATAGACAAACATCTCTGCAAAATTTTTTGCCTCGGGCGCAAGGCGATTCATCTGAGAGGAAAGACCGTCGTCTATAGGGTGATATGAGCTCTGCGGTGACAAAAGGCCATCATCGGGCGATAAAGGGCGATCCGAAAAGGCAGATGGTCTTCCTTGGCCATTGCCAGAACCTTCGGTGGCGGATGTATAGGCGTCGTGATCAAAGTAGCCTTCGTGGTGATCCCGTTGTTCGCTACGCTCAATTTCCAGATCAAGAACTGTTTTCCCCGTTCCAGGTGTCTTTAGTATTGGCCGGCTCCGTACTCTGTAGCCTTCGATCCCATTCATCAGCGGAAGAGCATAGATGGCGTAAAGACAGTCGTCGTAGAGCTTAGTCTTAGCTtcgtgcttcttcttcaaaaacTCTGCCGTCTCCTTTGTTTTGAATGCTTGGGCAGTGCAATATGCCGTCAGCCGGCTGACTTTGTCTGTCCTCTGCAATTTAGGTAGGCGTTCTGCATAGCTCTTCCCGCGAATGCCACCCCTTTTGCGAAGCACATCCAGTTCCTCGTCCCTCAGTGGCCGTCCATTCTCGTCCTGTAGTCTCAGATTGGCCGCTGCCTCTCCTTCCaactcctcgtcctcttcatcccTTTCGTCGGTGACGGGTAATAGGACCAGCTTTTCACTAATTTTGGTCGTTCGCGAGGGGATTGGTTTGCCAGTGCGGGATGGGGCGCTGGGCAGGCCACCAGCTGATATTCGTCGGGCATTGGGAGGAATCCCGCCGGATGTATGTGGCCTCTGTGCTGGTAGGGGTGGTCCGCGAGGCTGGCCTGATGGAATCTGAGTATCGTGCTGCAGGATGTTATCAACGGTCATGAACCGCATCGGCGTCCGGCCAGGGGTACCAGACGACGTGCCAGGACGCCTCGGTGACCTTCGCTGATCCGCCCTCTCTCTCGCATCAGTGACCTAATTCATCCATAGTCAGTACATCCCAGTTTGCCTATCAATTAAGCTTCGGGGTTTGGGGCTGGGAGTCGTACCAGCA comes from Trichoderma asperellum chromosome 3, complete sequence and encodes:
- a CDS encoding uncharacterized protein (EggNog:ENOG41~TransMembrane:1 (o531-553i)) — its product is MSAKQRPSVLVTDARERADQRRSPRRPGTSSGTPGRTPMRFMTVDNILQHDTQIPSGQPRGPPLPAQRPHTSGGIPPNARRISAGGLPSAPSRTGKPIPSRTTKISEKLVLLPVTDERDEEDEELEGEAAANLRLQDENGRPLRDEELDVLRKRGGIRGKSYAERLPKLQRTDKVSRLTAYCTAQAFKTKETAEFLKKKHEAKTKLYDDCLYAIYALPLMNGIEGYRVRSRPILKTPGTGKTVLDLEIERSEQRDHHEGYFDHDAYTSATEGSGNGQGRPSAFSDRPLSPDDGLLSPQSSYHPIDDGLSSQMNRLAPEAKNFAEMFVYSYGVVVFWNFTEHQEKDILADLTFADAEDGVNLLSRPLDQGDYETEEFHFEYSPDVQRPRIFNDMITLLPRSDHMIKLTISHAIAQSTKLCFFEERMIETMLDAQHVPKTLALTGELGMTRTEIVKIIGRLFKSRVDINLSSNILDVPNFFWDSEPTLHPLYEAIREYLEIDLRIKVLNERCRVFLDLAEILSDSDADAKMSYITWIIIALIVLSILVTVTEVGLRFVMLERSKRSDDNSSSNSTNCAGADVTWSPNGKPGEAVLTTPLLVAPPLVGMSVPVDRAGEKRHAALAPSDLEILARALGLEGDATLEDVRRGIWHLRQDSALGSRYSGQMEDVD
- a CDS encoding uncharacterized protein (TransMembrane:10 (i47-63o75-97i109-130o136-156i163-182o188-206i227-250o256-277i289-310o316-335i)~EggNog:ENOG41) — protein: MSRRSQDVALLTPEEQDFKDVEAGKSESDPQNQNLDHEYSIPSTVKFTWLGTYFFLSLVLTLYNKLVLGMFHFPWLLTFLHTSFASVGTYVMLQMGYFKLSRLGRRENLSLVAFSALFTANIAVSNLSLAMVSVPFYQTMRMLTPIFAIVIFRVWYGRTYSTMTYLSLVPLIIGATMTTAGEMSFSDAGFLLTILGVILAALKTVVTNRFMTGSLALPPVEFLMRMSPLAALQALACATASGEVAGFRALVRSGEIHLGPASASLAGNGFLALLLNISSFNTNKLAGALTMTVCGNLKQCLTVMLGIFLFNVTVDFLNGAGMAVTMIGAALYSKAELDNKNKKKQQQEAAFKPTEQR